The segment TGCAGCGGGGACATCGTTACCGGCTGAAGTTTCGTAATGCCAGCGACGACGTGCATCCGCTGCATCTACATCGGCACAGCTTCGAGCTGACGCGCGTCGGCGGAAAACCCACGACCGGCGTGATGAAGGATGTCGTGATGTTAGGCGGCTTCCAAGAACTGGAGTTCGACTTCATCGCCGACAATCCTGGTCCGACGCTCTTCCATTGCCATCAGCAAGTGCACATGGACTTCGGTTTCATGGCCCTGTTTCGATACGCGCCTTAGGGCAATCCTACGCGACTTATCGCGGCCAGCCGTTGAACGAGGACGGCGTCGACGCGTTCACCGCGCAGTCTTGGTACCTGATAACATTCGTAATATGCGTCGGATCGTTGCTGGTATCGATCTTGGCGGCACCGCCATCAATTACACCCTGCTTGACGCGGACAGCGGCGATTTCCTGGTTCCCGGCCTCGCGGAGCACCCCGCTGGCGCGAAAGAAGGAGCCGACATCTGTCTGACTCGGATCGTCGATGGCTTGTCCCTCGTGACGGCGAGGTACGGAGTGGACCGCGACGCCATCCTCGCGGTCGGCCTCGACACGCCTGGCCCGGCGAGCGCGACGGGCGTACTGAGCGCGAGGGGATCGACAAACTTTGCACACGAGAGCTGGCCGGGTTTTGACCTGCGCGGTGGGCTCGAAACGCGGCTCGGTCTCCCGGTTACTTACCTGAACGACGGCAACGCCGCAGCGTTGTGGGGTCACATGTCTTTGTTCGGCTCGAGGCCGGCGACGAGCGTGTCGGCGATTATCGGCACCGGCCTCGGCGGCGGACTCGTCGTCGACGGTCGCGTCGTGGAGGGGCGGAATGGCTTCGGTGGCGAAATCGGCCATGTCCTCATTCCGTGTGAGGCGATTCCCGCGCTAAATGGGCTGCGGCCACCATGCAACTGCGGGCGCATGGGCGATCTCGAGTCGGTCTGCTCCCTCACTGCCATCGAGCGAACGCTTCTGCCGATGTTCGTCGAGCAGCATCGTGGGCACCCCTTGAGCGGCATCCCCGTCGCGGCAGCAGCCAAGCAGGTTCGCGGGTATGCCGAACGCGGCGATGAGATGTGCCGGGCGATTTTCGACACGCAGGCGCGTGCCCTCGGCTTGTTCTTCGACCAGATCACGAACCTTCTCGATCCCGACGCGTTCCTGATCGGCGGCGGCGCGCTCGAGGTGTCACCGGACTTTCAGGCGTGGTGGGTCGCAGCGGTGCGAGCCGGCATGGGCCCGCAGCGCGCAGAACAGCAGCCCCGCATCCATGTCATGCCCAACGGCGATGCCGCCGGCGCACGCGGCGCCGCGTTGGGTGCTCTGCAAACGCTGCACCTGTGAGCTAGCGGGGATTCACCCGCATAAGACGCTGAGCCGATCATCCTCCGCAAGAAGATCGAGGAATAGCGTGTTGTGGGCGCGTGTTCTTGATGGAGCCGCCCCCTGGATTTGGTAGCCTGCGCTAGCCCTTCCGTCACGATAGTCGTCAGTGTCGGCGTAACCGGGTCACCCGATGACAAGGGTCGGGACGGTGCGTTCTGCCGAGGAGAGAACCAGACCGAGGCGACCCGCGAGGACGGGAAGGAACTCGCCAGCGCTCGAAGCGTTCGTCTCGACGTTGATGACGTAGAGTCCCGTCAGTCCGGTCTCGTCGACGAGCGGGCGATCGAGGCCCGCTTCAACAATCGTGCAAAGGTCACCGATGCTCAGCGACGCGTTGAGGCCGCTGAACGATCCGCTGGACATCATCGCCGCCATGTGGCGCGTCGTCTGCCCGCGCATCTCGGCGAACATCCGATCGGGACCGACCTGGGACGGATCGAACTGGCGCCCGAGAATCTGATCCAGCCGCATGCCTTCGGGCACGGGCGCAGATGCGTCCAAGCTGATGTCAAACGAGCTGGTCGATATCGAAAAGTGAGCAAACCCTTCAGTTCCTGCACCGGTGCGAAGCACCCGAGCCTTGATGCCATTCGGTGCCGTCAACACCCACGCCTCTCCCACGCGATCCTCGACCGAGACACGCAGATGAAAATGCGCCGCGATGCCGTCGCGCAGCAACCCGACCATTGTTGTGCGCGGCTCGGGTCGCGGCAGGACGAGCGCGAAATCGAACCGCGCGTTCGCGTCGACGCTTGACGCCCATTCGATCCGCGACGCCGGCATCTCGTGGAGCTGCGACAACATTCCTTTCAGCGAGGCATTGCGAACGTCGATGAAATCGGATCCGTTACCGCCGGTCGGCCCCTCGGCGACCGGCGCGGCGGCGGGCACAATGTGCGGCTGACGCGACGGTGACACACGGGGCTTTTCAGTCGAGAGCGCGCGAAGGAACGGAACGTTCGCAGGCAGGTCGCCGCGAGGCGGCTGTGGCTGAGGCCGCACGATATCGCGCAGACTCCCGCGGCCCGTACTCATCGTACGGCTTCCGAGCTGCGGGAGACCCGCGAGCGCGGCGGCCAACTCGATCTGCGCGAAGAGGCGCAACGCCGGATCCGGAATCCGATCGAGATACTTTGCCGCCACCGCGCCTTCGTGCACGCCCGCTTTGTAGAGGATGTTTCTGAAGTCCGCCGCCGATGGCCAGCACTGCTGTGGCACGAGATTGGGCCGCATCGGATCGATGTCGGCGTCGTAGTGGTCCAGCGCGATATCGAACGCCTCCGCAAACTCGGTCCGGATCGCCTCGGAGATCGGAATGAAACGCGAGCCGACACTGATGCCGTCGATGCAGGCCGCCGCGATCTGTTCGGCCGAGGGCGGCGCCTGTTCGGCTGTCATTGCCTCGGTCATCGACTCCATGCCATACGGGTACTTCGCCGCTGCGGCCGACAGGTCGCGACTGCGCTGGACGACAAAGCCGGCCAGTTCTGGGTCGAGGTGACGCAGCGGGCCAAGAATCCCGAATAAGTCGCCGTCGTGGGTCGATGAAAATCGCACCTGGTGCGAACCGGCGCCGAACGACGCCCGTGTTGCCCCGTCAGGCTCGGCGAGAATCCCGTCGATCAGGTCTCGAATCGCCGCGCGCGCTTCTTCAGATGGAAGCGACGGCCAGAAGTACGTGAACGTTTCGACAAATTGCCGGCGGCGGAACGATCGTCTGGTGGGATCCGGGTTCCGCTCGCGCATGGCCTGAATTGACTTCCGGAGGACGGCGCGTCGCTCTTCGTCGTCGTCGGATTGACCGATCGTCGGGGTCACCGCCGAGAACGGGAACTCGGTGCCGATGCCCGATTCTTTGAGATACGCCGCTGCTTCCCGACGGAAG is part of the Vicinamibacterales bacterium genome and harbors:
- a CDS encoding DUF3738 domain-containing protein, which encodes MTSVRSAHSSNVVSDWPPRVSESGRGRQKRLRFLGTDVSGCYTFPMPDELLAEARARAGRAPLAVRGAALLHIARVLTTHDRTEADRTLTDALAAIDTLPEDEREILRGEAAGLAATVSPARAFEIAETLTFERASVIEMMLFRMSDHGFRREAAAYLKESGIGTEFPFSAVTPTIGQSDDDEERRAVLRKSIQAMRERNPDPTRRSFRRRQFVETFTYFWPSLPSEEARAAIRDLIDGILAEPDGATRASFGAGSHQVRFSSTHDGDLFGILGPLRHLDPELAGFVVQRSRDLSAAAAKYPYGMESMTEAMTAEQAPPSAEQIAAACIDGISVGSRFIPISEAIRTEFAEAFDIALDHYDADIDPMRPNLVPQQCWPSAADFRNILYKAGVHEGAVAAKYLDRIPDPALRLFAQIELAAALAGLPQLGSRTMSTGRGSLRDIVRPQPQPPRGDLPANVPFLRALSTEKPRVSPSRQPHIVPAAAPVAEGPTGGNGSDFIDVRNASLKGMLSQLHEMPASRIEWASSVDANARFDFALVLPRPEPRTTMVGLLRDGIAAHFHLRVSVEDRVGEAWVLTAPNGIKARVLRTGAGTEGFAHFSISTSSFDISLDASAPVPEGMRLDQILGRQFDPSQVGPDRMFAEMRGQTTRHMAAMMSSGSFSGLNASLSIGDLCTIVEAGLDRPLVDETGLTGLYVINVETNASSAGEFLPVLAGRLGLVLSSAERTVPTLVIG
- a CDS encoding ROK family protein, producing MRRIVAGIDLGGTAINYTLLDADSGDFLVPGLAEHPAGAKEGADICLTRIVDGLSLVTARYGVDRDAILAVGLDTPGPASATGVLSARGSTNFAHESWPGFDLRGGLETRLGLPVTYLNDGNAAALWGHMSLFGSRPATSVSAIIGTGLGGGLVVDGRVVEGRNGFGGEIGHVLIPCEAIPALNGLRPPCNCGRMGDLESVCSLTAIERTLLPMFVEQHRGHPLSGIPVAAAAKQVRGYAERGDEMCRAIFDTQARALGLFFDQITNLLDPDAFLIGGGALEVSPDFQAWWVAAVRAGMGPQRAEQQPRIHVMPNGDAAGARGAALGALQTLHL